In Methylocystis echinoides, a genomic segment contains:
- the istA gene encoding IS21 family transposase encodes MTGRHITDRQMRLYMDYRKTRSPEAAAARAGFSTATAYRLEADSRLPSQKKAPRGRRRPDPLAPYWDAEIVPILKAAPGIRVIGVLQELRRRHPDLSRNIRRTLERRIQAWRAVHGPEREVIFRQQHEPGRQGLSDFTDTSSLGVSVAGERLDHRLYHFRLVFSGFEHAHVVLGGESFTALAEGLQNALWALGGAPKEHRSDSLSAAFRNLTAEARDDVTQRYAALMDHYGMIATRNNVGVAHENGSIESAHGHLKQALEDALLLRGSRDFADLDAYRAFVDGVVGGRNANLAKPIALEKAALVPLPKRRTADYEEKAIPVTSSGGFTLRRVFYTVPSRLIGHRLRVRIFDDRLECFLGATPVARLRRGRPVSDTKGGHVVDYRHIIHSLRRKPMAFANLVYRDQLFPRSAYRRAFEALQEQGDPRRACKVTVGLLALAHEQACEAELAEAINAELDAKRLPDLAALRERFRPATAAIPEVVVELAPLGVYDELAAVGAPNVGAAA; translated from the coding sequence TTGACTGGTCGCCACATCACCGATCGCCAGATGAGGCTATACATGGATTATCGTAAGACGCGTTCCCCGGAGGCCGCAGCGGCCAGAGCCGGGTTTTCGACCGCAACTGCGTATCGGTTAGAGGCCGATTCGCGCCTGCCCTCACAAAAGAAAGCGCCGAGGGGCCGGCGACGACCAGACCCGCTCGCGCCGTACTGGGACGCGGAGATCGTGCCGATCCTCAAGGCCGCGCCCGGCATCCGGGTAATCGGCGTGCTGCAGGAGTTGCGCCGGCGCCATCCCGATCTCAGTCGAAACATCCGGCGCACGCTGGAACGCCGGATCCAGGCCTGGCGCGCCGTTCACGGGCCGGAGCGGGAGGTTATCTTCCGTCAGCAGCATGAGCCCGGACGGCAAGGCCTTTCCGACTTCACGGACACCAGCAGCCTCGGCGTTTCCGTCGCGGGCGAGCGGCTCGATCACCGGCTTTATCACTTCCGGCTGGTCTTCTCTGGCTTCGAGCACGCCCATGTCGTGCTCGGCGGCGAGAGCTTCACCGCCCTGGCCGAAGGGCTACAAAACGCCCTGTGGGCGCTCGGCGGCGCGCCGAAGGAGCATCGCAGCGACAGCTTGTCGGCGGCGTTCCGCAATCTGACGGCGGAGGCGCGCGACGACGTCACCCAGCGCTACGCGGCGCTGATGGACCACTACGGCATGATCGCGACGCGGAATAATGTTGGCGTCGCGCATGAGAACGGCTCGATCGAGAGCGCCCACGGCCACCTCAAACAGGCGCTCGAGGACGCGCTGCTGCTGCGCGGCTCGCGCGACTTCGCCGATCTCGACGCCTACCGCGCCTTCGTCGATGGCGTCGTGGGTGGGCGTAACGCCAACCTCGCCAAGCCCATCGCCCTGGAGAAGGCCGCACTGGTCCCGCTGCCCAAACGCCGCACCGCCGACTATGAGGAAAAGGCGATCCCCGTGACCTCATCGGGCGGCTTCACGCTGCGCCGCGTGTTCTACACCGTGCCATCGCGGCTGATCGGACATCGCCTGCGTGTGCGCATCTTTGACGACCGGCTCGAGTGCTTCCTCGGCGCCACGCCGGTCGCCCGACTGCGGCGCGGACGGCCAGTGTCCGACACAAAGGGCGGCCACGTCGTGGATTACCGGCATATTATCCACTCGCTGCGCCGCAAGCCGATGGCGTTCGCCAACCTCGTCTACCGAGATCAGCTGTTCCCGCGTTCTGCCTACCGGCGCGCCTTCGAGGCGCTGCAGGAGCAAGGCGATCCGCGCCGTGCCTGCAAGGTCACGGTCGGACTCCTGGCGCTGGCGCATGAACAGGCCTGCGAGGCTGAACTTGCCGAGGCGATCAACGCGGAACTCGACGCAAAGCGCCTGCCGGACCTCGCCGCGTTGCGCGAGCGTTTCCGCCCCGCGACTGCAGCGATCCCCGAGGTCGTCGTCGAGTTGGCCCCGCTGGGCGTCTACGACGAACTCGCAGCCGTCGGCGCCCCGAACGTAGGAGCCGCGGCATGA
- the istB gene encoding IS21-like element helper ATPase IstB, whose translation MSDATMSIDAARVELLLNELRLPGVKAIWPKIAAQSDKEGWPAARFLAALAEHEAADRTRRRIERHMVEARLPAGKTLAAFDFESTPMVSKAQVMALAGGDVWLKAGANLLLFGPPGGGKSHLAAAIGLALVENGWRVLFQRTTDLVQRLQTARLGLALEAYIAKLDRYDLLILDDIAYVSKDRDETSVLFELIAARYERRSLLITANQPFGEWGRVFPDQAMTLAAIDRLVHHATILEMNVESYRRKAALDRKRGPGRKPIHATPRELENAAD comes from the coding sequence ATGAGCGACGCGACGATGTCCATTGACGCCGCGCGCGTCGAACTCCTCCTCAACGAGTTGCGGCTGCCCGGCGTCAAGGCGATCTGGCCAAAGATCGCCGCACAATCCGACAAGGAAGGCTGGCCCGCCGCCCGTTTCCTGGCCGCGCTTGCGGAGCACGAAGCCGCCGATCGCACCCGTCGCCGGATCGAGCGGCACATGGTCGAGGCGCGACTTCCCGCCGGCAAAACCCTCGCCGCGTTCGACTTCGAGAGCACGCCGATGGTGTCAAAGGCGCAGGTGATGGCGCTCGCCGGCGGCGACGTCTGGCTCAAGGCGGGGGCCAATCTCCTGCTTTTCGGCCCGCCCGGGGGCGGAAAGAGTCATCTGGCGGCGGCGATCGGGCTCGCCCTCGTCGAAAACGGCTGGCGCGTCTTGTTTCAGCGCACCACCGATCTCGTCCAGCGCTTGCAGACCGCCCGCCTCGGGCTGGCGCTCGAAGCCTACATCGCCAAACTCGACCGCTACGATCTGCTCATCCTCGACGACATTGCCTATGTCTCAAAGGACCGGGACGAGACCAGCGTCCTGTTCGAGTTGATCGCCGCGCGCTACGAACGACGCTCGCTGCTCATCACCGCAAATCAGCCGTTTGGCGAATGGGGCCGGGTCTTTCCAGACCAGGCCATGACGCTCGCAGCGATCGATCGCCTCGTCCACCACGCCACGATTCTGGAGATGAATGTCGAGAGTTATCGCCGAAAGGCTGCACTCGATCGCAAGCGCGGCCCCGGCAGAAAACCGATCCACGCCACGCCGCGCGAACTCGAAAACGCCGCTGATTGA
- a CDS encoding transposase family protein, translated as MEAKQLGSQWLISAAAVGSGVCPDCGKRSTRRYGWHERHLQDLPAQGPPVAVKLRLQRWKCRNEACERKTFTAQLAEVAAPRARRTERATEIIYLLGHGVGGRPGER; from the coding sequence TTGGAGGCCAAGCAACTCGGCAGCCAATGGCTGATTTCGGCGGCCGCCGTCGGGTCCGGTGTCTGTCCGGACTGCGGGAAACGCTCGACGCGCCGATACGGCTGGCACGAGCGCCATCTACAAGATTTGCCCGCGCAAGGCCCCCCTGTCGCTGTGAAGCTTCGCCTCCAGCGCTGGAAGTGTCGAAACGAAGCCTGCGAGCGTAAGACATTCACCGCGCAACTGGCCGAGGTCGCGGCGCCTCGAGCGCGCCGCACCGAACGGGCCACCGAAATCATTTATCTTCTCGGCCACGGCGTGGGCGGGCGTCCGGGAGAGCGCTGA
- the chrA gene encoding chromate efflux transporter encodes MNIHSKTAVSHDHGVSLAEASRVWARVALLSFGGPAGQIAVMHRIIVDEKKWVPESRFLHALNYCMLLPGPEAQQLATYIGWLMHRTLGGIVAGGLFILPGVVSIMALSVIYALWGNVAIVAALFFGLKAAVLAIVVEAVVRIGKRGLKSPVMRTLAAASFVAIFFFAVPFPIIILAAALLGYFGAARGHAAFAAVGHGAAHEDGESLLGNEMPAHARPSAKRALHVSLSWLALWLVPVAGILLIAGSENVFSQIAVFFSKMAVVTFGGAYAVLAYVAQQAVETYHWLKPAEMLDGLGMAETTPGPLIMVLQFVGFMAAFRSPGDLPPLLAGALGGLLATWVTFAPCFLWIFLGAPYIETVRQNKAFSGALAAITAAVVGVILNLAIWFAIHTIFRKTVAVEGYGLSFDAPVLSSADFWSLALSVAAASAIFRFSIGVLKTLAGSCVAGMGLFLLDAI; translated from the coding sequence GTGAATATTCATTCGAAAACTGCCGTCTCCCACGACCACGGAGTCTCCCTGGCCGAAGCCTCCCGCGTCTGGGCGCGTGTCGCTTTGCTCAGTTTCGGCGGGCCTGCGGGGCAGATCGCGGTCATGCATCGGATCATTGTCGATGAGAAGAAATGGGTGCCGGAAAGCCGCTTCCTCCACGCGCTCAATTACTGCATGCTGTTGCCGGGGCCGGAAGCCCAACAACTCGCCACCTATATCGGCTGGCTGATGCACCGGACGCTCGGCGGGATCGTCGCGGGCGGCCTGTTCATTCTCCCTGGCGTCGTCTCGATCATGGCGCTGAGCGTCATCTATGCGCTCTGGGGGAATGTCGCGATCGTGGCGGCGCTGTTCTTCGGCTTGAAGGCGGCCGTTCTCGCCATTGTGGTCGAAGCGGTCGTGCGGATCGGCAAGCGCGGCCTGAAATCCCCCGTCATGCGCACCCTCGCCGCCGCCTCGTTCGTCGCCATTTTCTTTTTCGCGGTCCCCTTTCCCATCATCATCCTGGCGGCGGCTTTGCTCGGATATTTCGGCGCCGCGCGCGGCCATGCCGCCTTCGCTGCCGTCGGACACGGGGCAGCGCATGAAGACGGCGAAAGCTTGCTCGGCAATGAGATGCCCGCGCATGCGCGGCCTTCCGCAAAGCGGGCGCTACATGTCAGCCTGAGTTGGCTGGCGCTCTGGCTCGTCCCGGTCGCCGGCATCCTGCTGATCGCCGGGTCAGAGAACGTCTTTTCGCAAATTGCTGTGTTCTTCAGCAAAATGGCCGTCGTGACCTTCGGCGGCGCTTATGCGGTCCTCGCCTACGTCGCGCAACAGGCGGTCGAGACCTATCACTGGTTGAAGCCCGCGGAGATGCTCGATGGGCTCGGCATGGCGGAAACGACGCCCGGCCCGCTGATCATGGTCCTGCAGTTCGTAGGCTTCATGGCCGCATTCCGCTCACCCGGCGACTTGCCGCCCCTCCTTGCAGGAGCTCTAGGCGGGCTGCTCGCCACCTGGGTCACCTTCGCGCCCTGCTTTCTCTGGATCTTTCTGGGCGCGCCCTACATCGAGACAGTTCGCCAGAACAAGGCGTTCTCCGGCGCCTTGGCGGCGATCACGGCCGCCGTGGTCGGCGTCATCCTCAACCTCGCCATCTGGTTTGCCATTCACACCATCTTTCGCAAGACGGTCGCCGTGGAGGGATATGGATTGTCCTTCGACGCGCCGGTTCTCTCAAGCGCGGATTTCTGGAGCCTCGCGCTTTCTGTCGCCGCCGCGAGCGCCATCTTCCGCTTCAGCATCGGCGTCCTCAAGACGTTGGCGGGCTCCTGTGTGGCTGGAATGGGGCTGTTCCTATTGGACGCGATCTAA
- a CDS encoding DUF1259 domain-containing protein, with protein sequence MKTTLAALAMLGLLSPGAALAETNWSQVDAAIGKKAAVAGSVRRYGLPRSDLHVTLDDVTIKPGLALGGWIAFEPTGQEAMMMGDLVLTESELNPVMRSLLANGVEITAVHNHLLRATPATFYMHIGAHGDPVKLATVLRDALAQTQTPFEASAAPTGEPLKLGFDTAQVEHALGQQGKNNGGVFQFSIPKSEPIRAGGMVVSPAMGTAIAINFEPTGDGKAAISGDFVATAKEVEPLLKALRTNGIEVTALHNHMLDDEPRLFFVHFWANDDAVKLARALRAGLDAVHAQAKN encoded by the coding sequence ATGAAAACTACGCTTGCCGCCCTCGCCATGCTCGGATTGCTTTCGCCGGGCGCCGCCCTTGCGGAAACGAACTGGTCGCAGGTCGACGCCGCGATCGGCAAGAAGGCTGCTGTCGCCGGAAGCGTGAGAAGATACGGCCTCCCGCGCAGCGATTTGCATGTGACGCTCGACGACGTGACCATCAAGCCCGGGCTTGCCCTCGGCGGCTGGATCGCATTCGAACCGACGGGTCAAGAAGCCATGATGATGGGTGACCTCGTGCTCACCGAAAGCGAACTCAATCCGGTGATGCGGTCGTTGCTGGCCAACGGCGTCGAGATCACCGCCGTCCATAACCACCTTTTGCGCGCGACGCCGGCAACCTTCTACATGCACATTGGCGCCCACGGCGACCCTGTTAAGCTCGCCACCGTCCTTCGAGACGCGCTTGCTCAAACGCAGACGCCGTTTGAGGCGTCAGCAGCTCCGACTGGCGAGCCCCTGAAACTGGGCTTCGACACGGCGCAAGTTGAACATGCCCTAGGCCAACAGGGGAAGAACAACGGCGGCGTCTTTCAGTTCAGCATTCCTAAATCCGAGCCCATCCGGGCAGGCGGAATGGTGGTCTCTCCGGCCATGGGAACGGCCATCGCCATCAATTTCGAACCGACCGGCGATGGCAAGGCCGCGATCAGCGGGGACTTCGTCGCCACGGCCAAGGAAGTGGAGCCGCTCTTGAAGGCCCTCAGGACGAACGGGATCGAGGTCACGGCGCTACACAACCACATGCTCGATGACGAGCCGCGCCTCTTCTTCGTTCATTTCTGGGCGAACGATGACGCCGTTAAGCTGGCTCGGGCGTTGCGCGCCGGCCTTGACGCGGTCCATGCCCAGGCAAAGAACTAG
- a CDS encoding rhodanese-like domain-containing protein, with the protein MRSYFDHRDRLEPTRAELAERLRAGTVTVLDVRPEDEFALGHAPGAALRGLKARLSEFDAVKEIVADCRGAFCILSYEAVAGLRAMVFRTN; encoded by the coding sequence GTGCGCAGCTATTTCGACCATCGCGACAGGCTGGAGCCGACGCGCGCGGAGTTGGCCGAGCGGTTGCGTGCGGGGACCGTTACGGTTCTCGACGTTCGGCCGGAGGATGAATTCGCCTTGGGGCATGCGCCTGGCGCCGCGCTGCGGGGGCTGAAAGCGCGGCTTTCGGAATTCGACGCCGTGAAGGAAATTGTCGCCGATTGCCGCGGCGCTTTCTGCATCCTCTCCTACGAAGCGGTCGCCGGATTGCGCGCCATGGTTTTCCGAACCAATTAG
- a CDS encoding MerR family transcriptional regulator, translating to MKSLSIGQLATAAGVNLETVRYYERIRLMPAPARTASGHRAYEEGHIRRLAFIRRARELGFSIEQIRALLALAQPSRTSCAEVREVARAHLDDVRSKLADLVSLEGILAETISRCSGDSAPSCPVLDMLKTPRRA from the coding sequence ATGAAATCTTTGAGCATTGGGCAGCTCGCGACGGCGGCGGGCGTCAATCTTGAGACCGTGCGCTATTACGAGCGCATCAGGCTCATGCCGGCGCCCGCACGGACGGCGAGCGGGCATCGGGCCTATGAAGAAGGCCATATACGAAGGCTGGCGTTCATCCGCCGCGCCCGCGAGCTTGGATTCAGCATCGAGCAAATCCGCGCTCTTTTGGCGCTTGCCCAGCCGTCGCGTACGTCCTGCGCCGAGGTGAGAGAGGTCGCGCGAGCGCATCTCGACGACGTGCGGTCGAAACTGGCTGACCTCGTCAGCCTGGAAGGCATTCTCGCGGAAACAATCTCCCGTTGTTCCGGCGACTCCGCCCCTTCCTGCCCCGTGCTCGATATGCTGAAGACGCCAAGACGCGCATGA
- the aqpZ gene encoding aquaporin Z — translation MFAEFLGTFWLVFGGVGSALISAGFPQFGIGFTGVSLAFGLTVLTGAYAFGPISGGHFNPAVSLGLATAGRFSWKELGPYWIAQLVGATVAAFVLLLIMKGNIDFSLANGFAANGYDEHSPAGYTWQSGFLIETVLTAFFLLVILGVTEGRAPVGFAPISIGLALTLIHLVDIPVTNASVNPARSTSQALFVGGWALEQLWLFWVAPLLGGVIGGLIHRFALADET, via the coding sequence CTGTTCGCCGAGTTCCTCGGCACGTTTTGGCTCGTATTTGGCGGCGTCGGCAGTGCGCTGATCTCTGCAGGGTTTCCCCAGTTTGGCATCGGCTTCACCGGCGTCTCGCTCGCCTTCGGCCTCACGGTCCTAACCGGCGCTTACGCCTTTGGCCCGATCTCGGGCGGCCATTTCAACCCCGCGGTGTCGCTCGGGCTCGCGACGGCCGGCCGCTTCTCCTGGAAGGAGCTCGGCCCCTATTGGATCGCCCAGCTCGTCGGCGCGACGGTCGCGGCTTTCGTGCTGCTTCTGATCATGAAGGGAAATATCGATTTCTCGCTCGCCAACGGCTTTGCGGCGAACGGCTATGACGAGCATTCGCCCGCAGGCTACACGTGGCAGTCGGGATTCCTCATCGAAACCGTGCTGACGGCGTTCTTCCTGCTCGTCATACTCGGCGTTACGGAGGGCCGTGCGCCCGTGGGCTTCGCGCCAATCTCCATCGGCCTCGCTTTGACGCTCATTCATCTCGTGGACATTCCGGTCACCAACGCCTCGGTGAACCCGGCCCGCTCGACGAGCCAGGCGCTCTTCGTCGGCGGCTGGGCGCTCGAGCAGCTCTGGCTGTTCTGGGTAGCGCCGCTGCTCGGCGGCGTCATCGGCGGTCTGATCCATCGCTTCGCGCTCGCCGACGAGACCTAG
- a CDS encoding carbohydrate porin, whose amino-acid sequence MRSGLGIEKPFERPSDRFGMAFSWAEPVSNPGRDQYGLEAFYRLALTPDTQLTPDRQVIFNPADNPKASSVVLGGVRLRTLF is encoded by the coding sequence TTGCGGTCGGGCCTGGGGATCGAGAAGCCCTTCGAGCGACCATCGGACCGCTTCGGCATGGCCTTCTCCTGGGCGGAGCCCGTGAGCAATCCCGGGCGCGACCAATATGGGCTCGAAGCCTTCTATCGCCTGGCTCTGACGCCGGACACCCAACTCACGCCGGATCGGCAAGTGATCTTCAACCCCGCGGACAATCCGAAGGCGTCGAGCGTCGTCCTCGGCGGCGTGAGGCTGCGCACGCTCTTCTGA
- a CDS encoding major capsid protein — protein sequence MKFFPVAVPIFQIAHVQAERFEFVKTPGQKTYSWIALDRDRDSWADVEQYSYPLHVCPMQAPDAGKIN from the coding sequence GTGAAGTTCTTCCCCGTGGCCGTGCCGATCTTCCAGATCGCCCATGTGCAGGCCGAGCGCTTCGAGTTCGTGAAGACCCCCGGCCAGAAAACTTATTCGTGGATCGCGCTTGATCGCGACCGCGACTCATGGGCGGACGTCGAGCAATATTCCTATCCGCTTCATGTTTGTCCCATGCAGGCGCCCGACGCGGGGAAGATCAACTAA
- a CDS encoding linear amide C-N hydrolase: MYNTEYRTVSDLSNRVYFFELTTGPNVIWTDFAKFDLKPGAPVMSLDPDNNGLSGDVTKKFRKTKALF; encoded by the coding sequence GTGTACAACACCGAATATCGGACCGTGAGCGACCTCAGCAATAGGGTTTATTTCTTCGAATTGACGACCGGCCCCAACGTCATCTGGACCGATTTTGCCAAATTTGACCTGAAGCCCGGCGCGCCAGTCATGTCGCTGGACCCCGACAACAATGGCCTTTCTGGCGATGTGACCAAGAAGTTCAGGAAGACAAAGGCCTTGTTCTAA
- a CDS encoding linear amide C-N hydrolase produces the protein MLKTHDLSKPSKDTPLPGNVNPIDRFVRATYFLRLLPESKNQREAAAGMFSVVRNVSVPFGAIWRVWRVQHRISDRERPQQ, from the coding sequence TTGCTGAAAACTCACGATCTTTCCAAGCCCAGCAAGGACACGCCCTTGCCGGGCAACGTCAATCCGATCGATCGTTTCGTGCGCGCCACCTATTTCTTGCGCCTGCTCCCCGAGTCGAAGAACCAGCGCGAGGCAGCCGCGGGCATGTTCTCCGTCGTGCGTAACGTTTCCGTACCCTTCGGCGCCATATGGAGAGTTTGGCGTGTACAACACCGAATATCGGACCGTGAGCGACCTCAGCAATAG
- a CDS encoding pyridoxamine 5'-phosphate oxidase family protein codes for MPHRYAEIAFTPTVKKVQEELGSRSAYARMESAPETRNHRLWAAEAQFIAARNSFYIATVSETGWPYIQHRGGPAGFVRVLDDATIGFADFRGNRQYISVGNMMTDDRVSLFLMDYPSKTRLKLFGRAKIVGSDDEATLSRLEIADYRARVERGVLIRVEGFDWNCPQHITERYTLDEVRAMTAPLRSRITELEAQLARIGNMACVEGVSEQNQPS; via the coding sequence ATGCCGCATCGTTATGCCGAGATCGCCTTCACCCCGACGGTAAAGAAGGTGCAGGAAGAGCTGGGCAGCCGCAGCGCCTATGCGCGCATGGAGAGCGCCCCTGAGACGCGGAACCACCGCCTCTGGGCGGCTGAAGCCCAATTCATTGCGGCCCGCAATTCGTTCTACATCGCGACGGTCAGCGAGACCGGCTGGCCTTACATCCAGCACCGAGGCGGGCCGGCGGGATTTGTGCGCGTGCTCGACGACGCGACAATCGGCTTCGCGGATTTTCGTGGGAATCGCCAATATATCAGCGTCGGGAACATGATGACCGACGATCGCGTGTCGTTGTTCTTGATGGACTATCCGAGCAAGACCCGGCTCAAGCTCTTTGGGCGCGCGAAGATCGTCGGCTCCGACGACGAAGCGACCTTGTCCCGGCTCGAAATCGCAGATTATCGCGCCCGCGTCGAACGCGGCGTCCTGATCAGGGTCGAGGGGTTTGACTGGAACTGCCCGCAGCACATCACAGAACGTTACACGCTCGACGAAGTGCGCGCGATGACGGCCCCACTCCGTTCGCGGATCACCGAACTAGAGGCGCAACTCGCCCGGATTGGAAATATGGCCTGTGTCGAGGGTGTGTCCGAGCAAAACCAACCGTCATGA
- a CDS encoding nuclear transport factor 2 family protein — MTETNQHAGVRPPLPPFTRETAIQKVRMAEDAWNTRDPERVSLAYTEDSRWRNRAEFPRGRAEIVAFLTRKWARELDYRLIKELWTFAENRIAVRFAYEWRDDAGNWFRSHGNENWEFDERGLMRLRFASINDQPIHESERKFRWPQGPRPADHPGLTDLGL; from the coding sequence ATGACCGAGACGAACCAGCATGCCGGCGTCCGCCCGCCGCTGCCGCCCTTTACGCGCGAAACGGCGATACAGAAAGTTCGAATGGCCGAAGACGCCTGGAACACCCGCGACCCCGAGCGTGTATCCCTTGCTTATACGGAGGACAGCCGCTGGCGCAATCGCGCGGAGTTCCCGCGCGGCCGCGCCGAGATCGTCGCATTCCTGACTCGGAAATGGGCGCGTGAACTCGACTATCGCCTGATCAAGGAGCTCTGGACCTTCGCCGAGAACCGTATTGCGGTGCGCTTCGCTTACGAGTGGCGAGATGACGCCGGCAACTGGTTCCGCAGCCATGGCAACGAGAACTGGGAGTTCGACGAGCGCGGACTGATGCGCCTGCGCTTCGCGAGCATTAACGACCAACCGATCCACGAAAGCGAGCGGAAGTTTCGCTGGCCGCAAGGCCCGCGACCAGCAGATCATCCCGGGCTTACCGACCTTGGGCTTTAA
- a CDS encoding carboxymuconolactone decarboxylase family protein, whose product MARIAVIDPKSATGEAKALLDAVQASLGAVPNFIRVLANSPAALKAFLGIHHIAGAGLLNPKTRERIALAVAEQNACQYCVSAHTAIGRKAGLDNQEMLANRMGRSSDAKAEAALAFARALVEHSGQVSKAEFDSVRAAGHSDGEIVEIITHVAMNIFTNLLGKSTQIEIDFPQIELNRAA is encoded by the coding sequence ATGGCTCGTATTGCCGTCATCGACCCGAAATCCGCCACCGGCGAAGCCAAGGCATTGCTGGACGCCGTCCAGGCCAGCCTCGGCGCGGTCCCCAACTTCATTCGCGTGCTCGCCAACTCCCCGGCGGCGCTGAAGGCGTTTCTCGGGATCCACCACATCGCTGGCGCTGGGCTACTGAATCCGAAGACCCGCGAGCGCATCGCATTGGCGGTGGCCGAACAGAACGCCTGCCAGTATTGCGTCTCGGCGCACACGGCCATTGGCCGCAAGGCCGGCCTCGACAACCAGGAAATGTTGGCGAACCGGATGGGCCGTTCGTCCGACGCCAAGGCGGAAGCGGCGCTCGCTTTCGCCCGCGCGCTTGTCGAACATTCCGGACAGGTGAGCAAGGCGGAGTTCGACTCCGTTCGCGCCGCCGGTCACTCGGATGGCGAGATTGTGGAGATCATCACCCATGTCGCAATGAATATCTTCACGAACCTGCTGGGCAAGTCGACCCAGATTGAGATCGATTTCCCGCAAATCGAGTTGAACAGGGCCGCCTGA
- a CDS encoding LysR family transcriptional regulator: MDRLHELEVFVAVADAGSFARAGTRLRLSPPAVTRAISALEDRLGARVFNRTTRSLTITDVGQRFLESARRILNELDTAEKEAVGETAVPNGHLTLTTSVTFGRTALMPVVCGFLDEHPRVTMSVLLLDRVANLVEEGIDLAVRIGPLPDSNLVGKKIGTVRRILVASPDYLRQRGTPKTPADLRLHSVIAFTGLMPNREWRFLDGKKGHSISFAPRLEINDAAMSLAAAEMGEGITVALTYMVADKIRDGRLAPVLEEFTPSPAPVHIVYPQSRLVSPKLRAFIDFAAPRLRTTLDSLTLPGANAKSHQADGL; encoded by the coding sequence ATGGATCGTCTCCACGAGCTCGAGGTGTTTGTCGCCGTCGCCGACGCAGGCAGCTTTGCCAGGGCGGGAACTCGATTGCGCTTGTCTCCCCCTGCGGTCACCCGAGCGATTTCTGCGCTTGAAGACCGTCTCGGGGCCCGCGTGTTCAACCGTACGACCCGCAGCCTGACCATCACCGATGTCGGTCAGCGCTTCCTGGAAAGCGCGCGGCGCATCCTGAATGAGCTCGATACCGCGGAGAAGGAGGCTGTCGGCGAAACGGCTGTTCCAAATGGCCATCTCACGCTCACCACCTCAGTGACGTTTGGTCGGACAGCGCTCATGCCGGTGGTGTGTGGGTTTCTTGACGAGCACCCGCGCGTCACCATGTCGGTGCTCCTGCTTGATCGCGTCGCCAATCTCGTGGAAGAGGGGATCGATCTCGCGGTTCGCATCGGTCCTCTGCCGGATTCGAATCTGGTTGGGAAAAAGATCGGGACCGTCCGGCGGATTCTGGTCGCGAGCCCCGACTATTTGCGGCAGCGGGGAACTCCGAAGACGCCAGCCGATCTTCGTCTGCACTCGGTCATCGCTTTCACGGGACTCATGCCGAACCGGGAGTGGCGCTTTCTCGACGGGAAAAAGGGCCACAGCATTTCCTTCGCCCCGCGACTCGAAATCAATGACGCGGCTATGTCTCTTGCGGCGGCGGAAATGGGAGAGGGAATCACGGTCGCCCTGACCTACATGGTCGCCGACAAGATTCGCGACGGCCGGCTAGCGCCGGTTCTGGAGGAGTTCACGCCGTCGCCAGCGCCTGTGCATATTGTTTACCCTCAGAGTCGCCTGGTCTCCCCCAAGCTGAGAGCATTCATCGACTTCGCCGCCCCGCGCCTGCGGACCACGCTCGACAGCCTCACTCTTCCCGGGGCGAACGCCAAAAGCCACCAGGCTGATGGGCTGTAG